One segment of Actinomycetota bacterium DNA contains the following:
- a CDS encoding prolyl oligopeptidase family serine peptidase produces MRYPPARRLDLVEELHGHRVADPYRWLEDAEADETEAWSKAQDELLAGWMEGRPEREAVRERLERLLGAGLVSVPALRGDRAFFERRRGDQQHPVLLVREADGTERVLIDPSALSDDDTITLDGWVPSLEGERLAYFLSQGGDEEASLFVMDVASGETVEGPIDRTRYCPLAWLPGGDTYYYGRRLPADAVPEGEAAFHRRIWRHRVGDDPDGDQLVFGGGREKTEYHSLRVSLDGRWLLVGAAAGTAPRNDLYIADLAGDGTLRPIQEGVDAETDGRVGTDGRLYLHTNLDAPRFRIAVADPARPEPAAWRDLVPESGDVLAGYALTDDALVVASSRHAVGRVTVHDRETGAPRTEVGLPGTGSVLGVSARPEGGDEVFVGYTDFTTPPQVHRYQVAKGRLELWMDAPGQVDLLAGVTARQETYRSKDGTEVRLFLLHRDGLAPDGARPTILYGYGGFNISLTPAWSAVTAAWVERGGVYAIANLRGGSEEGEAWHRDGMRANKQHVFDDFAAAAEHLVATGWTSPERLAVAGGSNGGLLVGAALTQRPELFAAAACSAPLLDMVRYERFGLGETWNDEYGRADDPTELGWLVGYSPYHKVIEGTAYPAVLFTVFDSDTRVDPLHARKMCAALQAATTSDRPVLLRRERQAGHGARSVRRTVELHADILTFLAAQVGLDLGGDGTGSR; encoded by the coding sequence ATGCGCTACCCGCCCGCACGACGGCTCGATCTGGTCGAGGAGCTGCACGGCCACCGGGTCGCCGACCCCTACCGGTGGCTGGAGGACGCCGAGGCCGACGAGACCGAGGCGTGGAGCAAGGCGCAGGACGAGCTGCTGGCCGGGTGGATGGAAGGGCGGCCCGAGCGGGAGGCGGTGCGGGAACGGCTGGAGCGGCTGCTGGGGGCCGGGCTGGTGTCGGTGCCGGCGCTCCGGGGCGACCGGGCGTTCTTCGAGCGGCGGCGGGGCGACCAGCAGCACCCGGTGCTGCTGGTGCGCGAGGCCGACGGGACCGAGCGGGTCCTGATCGACCCGAGCGCCCTGTCCGACGACGACACCATCACCCTCGACGGCTGGGTGCCGTCGTTGGAGGGCGAGCGGCTGGCCTACTTCCTCTCCCAGGGCGGCGACGAGGAGGCGTCGCTGTTCGTCATGGACGTGGCCAGCGGCGAGACGGTCGAGGGCCCGATCGACCGCACCCGCTACTGCCCCCTGGCCTGGCTGCCCGGCGGCGACACCTACTACTACGGGCGCCGGCTGCCCGCCGACGCCGTCCCCGAGGGCGAGGCCGCGTTCCACCGGAGGATCTGGCGCCACCGGGTCGGGGACGACCCCGACGGCGACCAGCTGGTGTTCGGCGGGGGGCGGGAGAAGACCGAGTACCACTCCCTGCGGGTCTCGCTCGACGGCCGCTGGCTGCTGGTCGGGGCGGCGGCCGGGACGGCGCCACGCAACGACCTGTACATCGCCGACCTGGCCGGCGACGGGACCCTGCGCCCGATCCAGGAGGGGGTCGACGCCGAGACCGACGGCCGGGTCGGGACCGACGGCCGCCTCTACCTCCACACCAATCTGGACGCGCCCCGGTTCCGGATCGCCGTCGCCGACCCGGCCCGGCCGGAGCCGGCGGCCTGGCGCGACCTGGTGCCCGAGTCCGGCGACGTGCTCGCGGGCTACGCGCTGACCGACGACGCCCTGGTGGTGGCGTCCAGCCGGCACGCGGTCGGGCGGGTGACGGTGCACGACCGGGAGACCGGCGCCCCACGGACCGAGGTCGGCCTGCCCGGGACCGGGTCGGTGCTGGGCGTCTCCGCCCGCCCCGAGGGGGGTGACGAGGTCTTCGTCGGCTACACCGACTTCACCACCCCGCCGCAGGTCCACCGCTACCAGGTCGCCAAGGGGCGGCTGGAGCTGTGGATGGACGCCCCCGGCCAGGTCGACCTGCTGGCCGGGGTGACCGCCAGGCAGGAGACCTACCGCTCCAAGGACGGCACCGAGGTGCGGCTGTTCCTGCTCCACCGCGACGGGCTGGCCCCGGACGGGGCCCGGCCGACGATCCTGTACGGCTACGGCGGCTTCAACATCTCCCTGACCCCGGCCTGGAGCGCGGTCACGGCCGCCTGGGTCGAGCGGGGCGGCGTGTACGCCATCGCCAACCTCCGCGGGGGCAGCGAGGAGGGCGAGGCCTGGCACCGCGACGGCATGCGGGCCAACAAGCAGCACGTGTTCGACGACTTCGCGGCCGCCGCCGAGCACCTGGTCGCGACCGGCTGGACGTCACCGGAGCGGCTGGCCGTCGCCGGCGGCTCCAACGGCGGGCTGCTGGTCGGGGCCGCCCTCACCCAGCGCCCGGAGCTGTTCGCGGCCGCGGCCTGCAGCGCCCCCCTGCTCGACATGGTCCGCTACGAGCGCTTCGGCCTCGGCGAGACCTGGAACGACGAGTACGGGCGGGCCGACGACCCGACCGAGCTGGGCTGGCTGGTCGGCTACTCCCCGTACCACAAGGTCATCGAGGGGACGGCCTACCCGGCGGTCCTGTTCACCGTCTTCGACTCCGACACCCGGGTCGACCCGCTGCACGCCCGCAAGATGTGCGCCGCCCTCCAGGCCGCGACCACCTCCGACCGCCCGGTCCTGCTCCGCCGCGAACGCCAGGCCGGCCACGGCGCCCGCTCGGTGCGCCGGACCGTCGAGCTCCACGCCGACATCCTGACGTTCCTGGCCGCCCAGGTCGGCCTGGACCTGGGCGGCGACGGCACCGGGTCGAGGTAG
- a CDS encoding helix-turn-helix domain-containing protein encodes MLELVRAGWNDCEIARETAIPRRTIRDWRTGRTPDFDRLRTRPSPNARSCAVCRGDPLSLPQSAYTYLLGLYLGDGCIATHPREVFRLRIVCADACPELIQRCETAMAEVLPNKVSRTPKMGCTEVAAYSKHWPCLFPQHGPGRKHERRIELAPWQQDLVDQDPRPLLRGLLHSDGCRVLNWVNGTPYPRYHFSNVSADIRGIFGRACDQLGIEWRPNNPWSLSVARRGNIGAVEAASAGGSTTNRSGRELRPSHRGRPANGWATEPTMTVRGGAQAGQNTTF; translated from the coding sequence GTGCTGGAGCTGGTTCGAGCGGGCTGGAACGACTGCGAGATCGCGCGCGAGACCGCGATCCCGAGACGGACCATCCGTGACTGGCGAACAGGCCGCACGCCCGACTTCGACCGGCTGCGGACGCGACCCTCACCGAACGCCCGGAGCTGCGCTGTGTGCCGTGGCGATCCTCTGAGCCTTCCACAGAGCGCGTACACCTACCTTCTGGGCCTCTACCTCGGCGACGGATGCATCGCCACCCATCCGCGGGAGGTATTCCGCCTGCGCATCGTGTGCGCCGACGCCTGTCCCGAGCTGATCCAGCGATGCGAGACCGCGATGGCTGAGGTGCTGCCCAACAAGGTGAGCCGTACCCCGAAGATGGGATGCACCGAGGTAGCCGCGTACTCGAAGCACTGGCCGTGCCTGTTCCCGCAGCACGGACCCGGGCGCAAGCACGAACGCAGGATCGAACTCGCCCCCTGGCAGCAGGACCTCGTCGACCAGGACCCTCGTCCCCTGCTCCGCGGCCTGCTCCACTCAGACGGGTGCCGGGTGCTGAACTGGGTGAACGGGACGCCCTACCCGCGCTACCACTTCAGCAATGTGTCGGCGGACATCCGCGGGATCTTCGGGCGGGCGTGCGATCAACTGGGGATCGAGTGGCGGCCGAACAACCCCTGGAGCCTGTCGGTGGCCAGGCGCGGGAATATCGGCGCGGTGGAGGCCGCCTCGGCGGGTGGGTCAACAACCAACAGGTCCGGGCGGGAGCTGAGGCCGTCTCACCGGGGACGTCCAGCGAACGGTTGGGCGACCGAACCGACCATGACGGTTCGTGGAGGCGCACAAGCGGGTCAGAATACCACCTTTTGA
- the trpB gene encoding tryptophan synthase subunit beta gives MSDNGPAGRDDGPGAAAGARAAGVAEAERSRVAHRPDPLGHFGGWGGRFVPEVLMAALDQLTDAFEDAVADPAFNAELDALRRDYAGRPTPLFCARRLSEELGLRVWLKREDLLHTGAHKLNNSLGQHLLTRRMGKPRVIAETGAGQHGVATATVAALLGQECVVYMGEEDTRRQHLNVVRMRLLGTEVRPVATGTATLKDAINEALRDWVESVGSTHYAIGSVVGPHPFPLMVREFQRVIGDEARAQILAAEGRLPDLAVACVGGGSNAAGLFAAFVDDEPVRLVGVEAGGRGPRPGDHGASLGLGEAGILHGARSYVLQDPDGQVLPTHSVSAGLDYPGVGPEHAFWKDAGRVAYEQAPDTLALDGFRLLARTEGLLPALEPAHAVGWLAQAAHDGRVAPGSLVVLNLSGRGDKDVETVTSLLFDAETAPGPADA, from the coding sequence ATGTCTGACAACGGCCCAGCCGGCAGGGACGACGGTCCGGGGGCGGCCGCGGGGGCGCGGGCGGCCGGGGTGGCCGAGGCCGAGCGGTCCCGGGTGGCGCACCGGCCCGACCCGCTGGGGCACTTCGGGGGCTGGGGCGGGCGGTTCGTGCCCGAGGTGCTGATGGCCGCCCTCGACCAGCTCACCGACGCGTTCGAGGACGCCGTCGCCGACCCCGCCTTCAACGCCGAGCTGGACGCGCTGCGGCGCGACTACGCCGGCCGCCCGACCCCGCTGTTCTGTGCCCGGCGGCTGTCGGAGGAGCTGGGGCTGCGGGTGTGGCTCAAGCGCGAGGACCTGCTCCACACCGGCGCCCACAAGCTCAACAACTCCCTCGGCCAGCACCTGCTGACCCGCAGGATGGGCAAGCCCCGGGTGATCGCCGAGACCGGCGCCGGCCAGCACGGCGTGGCCACCGCGACCGTGGCCGCCCTCCTCGGCCAGGAGTGCGTCGTCTACATGGGCGAGGAGGACACCCGCCGCCAGCACCTCAACGTCGTGCGCATGCGGCTCCTCGGCACCGAGGTGCGGCCGGTGGCCACCGGCACCGCGACCCTGAAGGACGCCATCAACGAGGCGCTGCGGGACTGGGTCGAGTCGGTCGGCTCCACCCACTACGCCATCGGGTCGGTGGTCGGCCCCCACCCCTTCCCGCTCATGGTCCGGGAGTTCCAGCGGGTCATCGGCGACGAGGCCCGCGCCCAGATCCTGGCCGCCGAGGGCCGGCTGCCCGACCTGGCCGTGGCCTGCGTCGGCGGCGGGTCGAACGCCGCCGGCCTGTTCGCCGCCTTCGTCGACGACGAGCCGGTCCGGCTGGTCGGGGTCGAGGCCGGCGGCCGCGGGCCGCGGCCGGGCGATCACGGCGCCTCCCTCGGCCTGGGCGAGGCCGGGATCCTCCATGGCGCCCGCTCCTACGTCCTCCAGGACCCCGACGGCCAGGTCCTCCCCACGCACTCGGTCTCGGCCGGCCTCGACTACCCGGGCGTCGGCCCCGAGCACGCCTTCTGGAAGGACGCCGGACGGGTCGCCTACGAGCAGGCCCCCGACACCCTCGCCCTCGACGGCTTCCGCCTCCTCGCCCGCACCGAGGGGCTGCTCCCCGCCCTGGAGCCGGCCCACGCCGTCGGCTGGCTCGCCCAGGCCGCCCACGACGGCCGGGTCGCCCCCGGTTCCCTGGTCGTCCTCAACCTCTCCGGCCGCGGCGACAAGGACGTCGAGACCGTCACCAGCCTGCTGTTCGACGCCGAGACCGCCCCGGGCCCCGCCGATGCCTGA
- a CDS encoding TrpB-like pyridoxal phosphate-dependent enzyme, which produces MAEARKILLGEDELPTAWFNIVPSMPTKPDPYLHPQTREPVGPDALAPLFPMALIGQEVSTDEWVDIPGPVLDTYKLWRPTPLIRALDLERALYTPARIYYKYEGGSPAGSHKPNTAVPQAFYNKEEGITRLSTETGAGQWGSALAFACARFGLECKVYMVRASYDGKPYRRSIMETWGASVTPSPSPETNAGRAVLGQDPDSPGSLGIAISEAVEDAATRDDTHYSLGSVLNHVLLHQTVIGLELKTQLERAGVEPDVLVACVGGGSNFGGFTFPLLAEKLAGRRTTRVVAVEPTAAPTLTEGRFDYDLGDQAGMTPLMPMYTLGADFIPAPIHAGGLRYHGDSPLVSLLRKEDHIEAVAYPQSKVFEAAVQFARTEGILPAPEPAHAIRAVIDEALRCKEEDRSETIVFNLCGHGHFDLKAYEDHLSGNLLDV; this is translated from the coding sequence ATGGCTGAGGCCCGCAAGATCCTGCTCGGCGAGGACGAGCTGCCGACCGCCTGGTTCAACATCGTCCCCTCCATGCCGACCAAGCCCGACCCCTACCTGCACCCGCAGACCCGCGAGCCGGTCGGCCCGGACGCGCTGGCCCCGCTGTTCCCGATGGCCCTGATCGGCCAGGAGGTCTCCACCGACGAGTGGGTCGACATCCCCGGCCCGGTGCTCGACACCTACAAGCTGTGGCGGCCGACCCCGCTGATCCGCGCCCTGGACCTGGAGCGGGCCCTCTATACCCCGGCCCGCATCTACTACAAGTACGAGGGCGGGTCGCCGGCCGGCTCCCACAAGCCCAACACCGCCGTCCCGCAGGCGTTCTACAACAAGGAGGAGGGCATCACCCGGCTCAGCACCGAGACCGGGGCCGGCCAGTGGGGGAGCGCCCTCGCCTTCGCCTGCGCCCGCTTCGGCCTCGAGTGCAAGGTGTACATGGTCCGGGCCTCCTACGACGGCAAGCCGTACCGGCGCTCGATCATGGAGACCTGGGGCGCCAGCGTCACCCCGTCGCCGTCGCCGGAGACCAACGCCGGCCGGGCCGTGCTCGGCCAGGACCCGGACTCGCCCGGCTCGCTCGGCATCGCCATCTCCGAGGCCGTCGAGGACGCCGCCACCCGCGACGACACCCACTACTCGCTGGGCAGCGTGCTCAACCACGTCCTGCTCCACCAGACCGTCATCGGGCTGGAGCTGAAGACCCAGCTCGAGCGGGCCGGGGTCGAGCCCGACGTGCTGGTCGCCTGCGTGGGCGGCGGGTCCAACTTCGGCGGGTTCACCTTCCCGCTGCTGGCCGAGAAGCTGGCCGGCCGCCGGACCACCAGGGTGGTCGCGGTCGAGCCGACCGCCGCCCCGACCCTGACCGAGGGCCGCTTCGACTACGACCTCGGCGACCAGGCCGGCATGACCCCGCTGATGCCCATGTACACCCTCGGGGCCGACTTCATCCCGGCCCCGATCCACGCCGGCGGGCTGCGCTACCACGGCGACTCGCCGCTGGTGTCGCTGCTGCGCAAGGAGGACCACATCGAGGCCGTCGCCTACCCGCAGTCCAAGGTCTTCGAGGCGGCCGTGCAGTTCGCCCGGACCGAGGGCATCCTCCCCGCCCCCGAGCCGGCCCACGCCATCCGGGCCGTGATCGACGAGGCCCTGCGCTGCAAGGAGGAGGACCGGTCGGAGACGATCGTCTTCAACCTCTGCGGCCACGGCCACTTCGACCTCAAGGCCTACGAGGACCACCTGTCAGGGAACCTCCTGGATGTCTGA
- the trpA gene encoding tryptophan synthase subunit alpha: MPDPGTRPRVVAGPPAPVERLEGRLDGLRREGRAALVAYGVAGYPDLDGSLAAFRTMAEAGADVLEVGPPYSDPLIDGPVIQRAVTAALDAGTRLDDVLGLVNELTASVDAPVVLLVYYNLVAHRGPKRFAAELAAAGACGAVVPDLPPEEAVDGLEAAAGAGIAPVFLAAPTSSDTRLAAIAQASRGFVYAQASLGVTGLRASPAAGIEELVGRVRAHSDLPVCAGIGVSTPDQAAAVARFADGAIVGTALVRRLGDAGIPGLRALTTELADAVHTTRP; encoded by the coding sequence ATGCCTGATCCCGGGACCCGGCCGCGGGTCGTGGCCGGCCCGCCGGCGCCGGTGGAGCGGCTGGAGGGGCGGCTGGACGGGCTACGCCGGGAGGGGCGGGCGGCGCTGGTCGCCTACGGGGTCGCGGGCTATCCGGACCTGGACGGGTCGCTGGCGGCGTTCCGGACCATGGCCGAGGCCGGGGCCGACGTGCTCGAGGTCGGCCCGCCCTACTCGGATCCGCTCATCGACGGGCCGGTGATCCAGCGCGCCGTCACCGCCGCCCTTGACGCCGGGACCCGCCTGGACGACGTCCTCGGCCTGGTCAACGAGCTGACGGCCAGTGTCGACGCCCCCGTGGTGCTGCTCGTCTACTACAACCTGGTCGCCCATCGCGGCCCCAAGCGGTTCGCGGCCGAGCTGGCCGCCGCCGGGGCCTGCGGGGCGGTCGTTCCCGACCTGCCGCCGGAGGAGGCGGTCGACGGGCTCGAGGCGGCCGCCGGCGCCGGGATCGCCCCGGTGTTCCTGGCCGCCCCGACCTCCAGCGACACCCGCCTGGCCGCGATCGCCCAGGCCAGCCGGGGCTTCGTCTACGCCCAGGCCTCGCTGGGCGTGACCGGCCTGCGGGCGTCGCCCGCCGCCGGGATCGAGGAGCTGGTCGGCCGGGTCCGGGCCCACAGCGACCTCCCCGTCTGCGCCGGCATCGGCGTCTCCACCCCCGACCAGGCCGCCGCCGTGGCCAGGTTCGCCGACGGCGCCATCGTCGGCACCGCCCTGGTCCGCCGCCTCGGCGACGCCGGAATCCCCGGCCTCCGCGCCCTCACGACCGAGCTCGCCGACGCCGTCCACACCACCCGCCCCTGA